A genome region from Coffea arabica cultivar ET-39 chromosome 7e, Coffea Arabica ET-39 HiFi, whole genome shotgun sequence includes the following:
- the LOC113702358 gene encoding glutamate receptor 3.6-like, with protein sequence MESSAVMTTSIGMKLFMVMVLMLSGNGQFSKGFDTNVSGRPDVLNIGSILTLNSVIGKVAKVAIDAAVEDVNSNPAVLRGTKLNITTLDSNYSGFLGIVEAIRFMETQTMAIIGPQSSVIAHVISHIANELQVPMLSYAATDPTLSSLEYPFFVRTSPNDLFQMAAIAELVEYYGWREVIAIYIDDDFGRNGIIALADQLAARRCRISYKAPFTADATISDIRDVLVQVALTESRILVVHTYPNSGLDVFSVAQSLGMMDSGFVWFATTWLATILDIKNHFASEAFNNIQGVITLRIHTPESQKKRDFISRWTNLTKKVSARSPIGMNTYALYAYDTVWLLAHAIDAFFEKGGNLSFSYYSRLGEMSGGSLHLNSMSIFNGGKLLLDRLLQINMTGVTGMYGFTSDRNLILPACEVINVIGTGLRRIGFWSNYSGLSIAPPETLYTKPPNRSSSNQQLYNVVWPGQTTQKPRGWVFPDNGREMKIGVPNRASFREFVQEVPGADTFKGYCIDVFTAALNLLPYGVPYKLVAYGDGRTNPSGTELVRLITAGVYDAAVGDIAITTNRTRMVDFTQPYIESGLVVVAPVRKSNSNAWAFLRPFTPQMWAVTAIFFLIVGAVVWILEHRMNDEFRGPPRKQVVTILWFSLSTLFFSHRENTVSTLGRVVLVFWLFVVLIINSSYTASLTSILTVQQLFSPIKGIESLISSEDRIGYQLGSFSRDYLIEEVGIHESRLVPLNMPEDYVKALKDGPRNGGVAAVIDERAYIELFLSTQCEFSIVGQEFTKNGWGFAFPRDSPLALDMSTAILKLSESGELQQIHDKWLQRSACSSQSTKLVVDRLQLGSFSGLFFICGLACLLALLVYFILIVRQFLRYHSEPESESSGQSSRSARIQTFLSFVDEKEESVRARSKRRHLEGVSNLSNYENTAENGSSKRYRTEMLSNRSVSFGDLD encoded by the exons AT GGAGAGTTCAGCAGTTATGACTACGTCCATAGGCATGAAACTTTTCATGGTAATGGTGTTAATGCTTTCTGGCAATGGACAATTTTCAAAAGGGTTTGATACAAATGTGTCGGGAAGACCTGATGTTTTGAACATTGGGTCTATCCTAACATTGAATTCTGTTATTGGCAAAGTTGCAAAAGTTGCTATAGATGCTGCAGTAGAAGATGTGAACTCCAATCCAGCAGTTCTTCGAGGAACCAAGCTGAATATTACAACTCTTGACAGCAACTATAGTGGATTTTTGGGGATAGTCGAGG CTATTCGCTTCATGGAGACTCAAACAATGGCCATCATTGGCCCCCAATCTTCAGTTATAGCTCATGTGATATCCCACATTGCAAATGAGCTCCAAGTTCCTATGTTGTCTTATGCTGCAACGGACCCTACCCTTTCTTCACTTGAGTATCCGTTCTTTGTTAGGACCTCACCAAATGATCTGTTCCAGATGGCTGCAATAGCAGAACTAGTTGAATATTATGGATGGAGAGAGGTAATAGCAATCTATATTGATGATGATTTCGGAAGGAATGGAATAATTGCATTAGCAGATCAACTGGCAGCAAGACGTTGTCGGATCTCTTACAAAGCACCTTTCACCGCTGATGCCACCATCTCAGACATCAGGGATGTGCTGGTGCAGGTAGCCTTAACAGAGTCTCGCATTCTTGTTGTACACACTTATCCTAACAGTGGTTTAGATGTATTTTCGGTGGCGCAATCTCTAGGGATGATGGACTCTGGATTTGTGTGGTTTGCTACAACTTGGCTGGCAACCATATTGGATATCAAAAACCACTTTGCTTCAGAGGCATTTAACAACATACAAGGGGTTATCACGCTGCGTATACacacaccagaatcacaaaagaaaagggactTCATCTCTAGGTGGACTAACTTGACAAAAAAAGTGTCAGCTCGTAGTCCTATAGGGATGAATACTTATGCTCTCTATGCCTATGATACAGTTTGGCTGCTTGCTCATGCCATTGATGCTTTTTTTGAGAAGGGTGGAAACCTATCATTCTCCTATTATTCAAGGTTGGGTGAAATGAGTGGAGGGAGCCTGCATCTAAATTCCATGAGTATATTTAACGGAGGCAAATTACTGCTTGACAGATTATTACAAATCAATATGACTGGGGTAACGGGAATGTATGGTTTCACTTCAGATAGGAACCTCATTCTCCCAGCCTGTGAAGTCATTAATGTGATTGGAACAGGATTGAGGAGAATAGGTTTTTGGTCTAATTATTCTGGATTGTCAATTGCTCCTCCGGAAACACTTTATACAAAACCGCCAAACCGTTCTAGTTCAAATCAACAACTGTATAATGTGGTGTGGCCTGGACAAACAACTCAGAAACCTCGTGGCTGGGTTTTCCCTGACAATGGAAGGGAAATGAAGATTGGAGTCCCAAACCGAGCAAGTTTTCGTGAATTTGTTCAAGAGGTACCTGGCGCTGATACGTTCAAAGGATACTGCATTGATGTTTTTACTGCAGCCCTTAACTTGTTGCCATATGGTGTCCCTTATAAACTAGTGGCATATGGGGATGGTCGTACTAACCCAAGTGGCACAGAACTTGTGAGGTTGATCACTGCTGGG GTTTATGATGCTGCTGTTGGCGATATTGCAATAACCACCAACCGTACGAGGATGGTGGATTTTACTCAGCCATATATTGAGTCTGGTTTAGTGGTGGTCGCACCAGTAAGGAAGTCGAATTCTAATGCTTGGGCCTTCCTGAGGCCATTTACTCCTCAAATGTGGGCTGTTACTGCAATATTTTTTCTCATTGTGGGAGCTgttgtttggattttggagcATAGGATGAATGATGAATTTCGTGGACCTCCCAGAAAGCAAGTTGTGACTATCCTATG GTTCAGCCTTTCAACTCTATTTTTTTCCCATA GAGAAAATACTGTGAGCACCCTTGGTCGCGTTGTTCTTGTTTTCTGGCTGTTTGTGGTCCTTATAATCAACTCTAGTTACACTGCTAGCCTTACGTCTATCCTTACAGTTCAGCAACTTTTTTCACCAATTAAGGGAATTGAAAGTTTAATAAGTAGCGAAGATCGCATTGGCTACCAACTGGGCTCTTTTTCCCGTGATTATCTCATTGAGGAGGTCGGCATACATGAGTCCAGACTTGTCCCTCTTAATATGCCAGAAGACTATGTAAAAGCCTTGAAAGATGGCCCCAGGAATGGTGGAGTCGCTGCTGTGATCGATGAGCGTGCCTATATAGAACTCTTTCTCTCAACTCAATGCGAATTTAGCATTGTTGGTCAAGAGTTCACCAAAAATGGATGGGGATTT GCCTTCCCAAGGGACTCTCCTCTGGCTCTTGACATGTCCACGGCAATTCTGAAGTTGTCAGAGAGCGGTGAACTCCAGCAGATCCATGACAAATGGCTGCAGAGAAGTGCCTGCAGTTCACAAAGTACAAAGCTTGTCGTGGACAGACTTCAACTGGGAAGCTTTTCAGGCCTCTTTTTTATTTGTGGATTAGCATGCCTACTTGCTCTGCTTGTATATTTCATACTCATAGTACGCCAGTTCTTGCGTTACCACTCTGAGCCTGAGTCAGAATCATCGGGTCAAAGCTCGCGCTCAGCACGAATCCAGACATTCCTTTCGTTTGTTGATGAGAAGGAAGAATCAGTTAGAGCCCGATCCAAGCGAAGGCATCTGGAGGGGGTCTCGAATTTAAGTAACTATGAAAACACAGCTGAAAATGGTTCTTCTAAGAGATACCGTACAGAAATGTTGTCAAATAGAAGCGTCAGCTTTGGCGATTTAGACTAA
- the LOC113701858 gene encoding serine/threonine-protein kinase/endoribonuclease IRE1a-like isoform X2, producing MKFSSVLLLICFLASVFIFSGFAADSLDAYKSITGRKNLNGLNPPRTPGKREADTALVAALDGTIFLLELDSMKPLWSFESGSEIYSSYQAPVDEDKENTSGLGSDYYIDLGDDWELYAHNRLGKLKLTKTLEEYISSTPQIAEDGGIVLGSKKTTAFLVDAKTGRLIYTYRTPESSCPKQNNSENTVIHNSTVEGLGLSQSTDLKADELPLYITRTDYALTSFAPNSNKVLWNMTVAEIGAAFLCEEMERSFGRAILNSGFSEPGFNMPLPCQSRALVYRFRNHDMLEPFLRRGGLPEAHSPEIMLPTSIPKPMLPSQPNVDKVLEFLPSQQNVGKSLDSHDISGEEFVLSLPSATEDGEMPNVQELKISPGGRLSVVLERIGAISSFPFAVTVGIVIYHLVARKFMLVDNPSNTSSGTVPSKRKKSRKSGKSGSSAEKKDIDTHPNGDSANMHDDDDKNMWLNLSQPTFNIEGRRIGKLFVTTKEIAKGSNGTVVLEGIYEGRPVAVKRLVRAHHDIAFKEIQNLIASDRHPNIVRWYGVEQDQDFVYLALERCICSLDDLIHMFSDISENLAFSKNLDVEDMAKYRIHLDSVKVVIQDPKLWKSNGYPSPILLKLLRDVVSGLVHLHELGIIHRDLKPQNVLIIKDRSLCAKLSDMGISKRLTGDMASLGQHATGCGSSGWQAPEQLLLGRQTRAVDLFSLGCVLFFCITGGRHPFGNRLERDVNITKNQVDLFLVEHIPEAMDLFSHLLNPNAEMRPKAVEVLAHPLFWSADLRLSFLRDTSDRVELEDRETDSELLKAIEATAPIALGGKWDEKLEPAFLYNIGCYRRYKYDSVRDLLRVMRNKLNHYRELPMEIQEILGSVPEGYDEYFASRFPKLLIEVYRVMSMYCKEEECFIKYFKCSMQ from the exons ATGAAGTTCTCTTCAGTGCTTCTTCTGATTTGTTTTTTAGCATCggttttcattttttctggGTTCGCTGCCGATTCTTTGGACGCGTACAAAAGCATAACTGGGAGAAAAAATTTGAATGGGTTAAATCCACCCCGGACCCCAGGCAAACG gGAAGCTGATACTGCACTAGTCGCTGCTCTGGATGGGACAATTTTTCTGTTGGAGCTTGATTCTATGAAACCACTCTGGTCATTTGAATCAGGATCTGAAATTTATTCATCATATCAGGCTCCAGTGGATGAGGATAAAGAAAATACATCTGGATTAGGAAGCGATTACTACATTGATTTGGGGGATGACTGGGAATTATATGCTCATAACAGGCTTGGAAAACTG AAACTCACAAAGACTCTTGAGGAGTACATCAGTTCAACACCTCAGATAGCTGAGGATGGTGGTATTGTACTTGGTTCCAAAAAAACCACCGCATTTCTTGTTGATGCCAAGACTGGAAGGCTAATCTACACGTATAGGACTCCTGAGTCTTCATGCCCAAAGCAGAACAACAGTGAGAATACCGTTATTCATAACAGCACTGTTGAAGGACTTGGACTTTCTCAATCTACAGACCTTAAGGCTGATGAGCTCCCCCTTTACATCACTAGAACAGATTATGCATTGACATCTTTTGCTCCAAACTCAAACAAAGTTCTGTGGAATATGACAGTGGCTGAAATCGGTGCTGCTTTTCTTTGTGAAGAAATGGAGAGGTCATTTGGCAGAGCTATCCTGAATTCAGGATTTTCTGAACCCGGGTTTAACATGCCATTGCCATGTCAATCTAGGGCTCTTGTATACCGCTTCCGCAATCATGACATGTTGGAACCCTTCCTTAGACGTGGTGGGCTTCCTGAGGCTCATTCTCCAGAAATAATGCTCCCAACATCAATACCAAAACCTATGCTACCTTCACAACCAAATGTTGACAAAGTTCTAGAGTTTCTTCCATCACAACAAAATGTTGGCAAATCTTTAGATTCTCATGACATCAGTGGTGAAGAATTTGTACTTTCTTTGCCTTCAGCGACAGAAGATGGTGAGATGCCGAATGTGCAAGAACTAAAAATTTCTCCTGGTGGTCGATTAAGTGTGGTCTTAGAAAGGATTGGTGcaatttcttcatttccttttgcTGTTACTGTTGGAATTGTGATTTATCATCTAGTTGCAAGAAAATTCATGTTGGTTGACAATCCCAGCAACACAAGTTCAGGAACTGTACCCTCAAAGAGGAAGAAGAGTAGAAAATCTGGAAAGAGTGGTAGCAGTGCAGAGAAAAAGGACATAGACACGCATCCGAATGGAGATAGTGCGAATAtgcatgatgatgatgataagaATATGTGGTTGAACCTCTCTCAGCCAACTTTTAATATAGAGGGACGTAGAATTGGCAAATTATTTGTGACCACTAAAGAGATTGCAAAAGGGAGCAATGGTACTGTTGTCCTTGAGGGCATTTATGAAGGTCGTCCAGTTGCTGTGAAACGCCTTGTCAGGGCTCATCATGATATTGCCTTTAAAGAGATTCAGAATCTTATTGCATCAGATAGGCATCCAAACATAGTGCGGTGGTACGGAGTGGAACAAGACCAAGATTTTGTGTATCTAGCACTGGAGCGTTGTATTTGCAGCTTGGATGATCTTATTCACATGTTCTCAGACATTTCCGAAAATCTTGCTTTTAGCAAGAACTTGGATGTCGAGGATATGGCTAAGTACAGAATCCATTTGGACTCTGTGAAGGTTGTTATACAGGATCCCAAGTTGTGGAAGTCAAATGGCTACCCTTCTCCTATTTTGCTAAAATTATTGAG GGATGTGGTTTCTGGACTTGTACATCTACATGAATTAGGAATCATTCATAGAGATTTGAAGCCCCAAAATGTTTTGATAATCAAGGATAGATCTTTATGCGCAAAGCTCTCAGATATGGGTATTAGCAAACGTCTCACTGGGGATATGGCTTCCTTGGGTCAGCATGCTACAG GTTGTGGAAGTTCAGGATGGCAAGCACCCGAACAACTTCTTCTTGGACGTCAAACAAGAGCAGTTGATTTATTTAGTCTAGGTTGTGTTCTATTTTTCTGCATCACCGGTGGTAGACATCCATTTGGAAATCGTCTTGAACGTGATGTCAACATCACAAAGAACCAAGTTGACCTATTCTTGGTCGAACATATTCCTGAAGCAATGGATTTATTCTCCCATCTGTTAAATCCTAACGCAGAAATGAG accAAAAGCAGTAGAGGTTCTAGCACATCCATTGTTTTGGAGTGCTGACCTGCGATTGTCATTTCTTCGTGATACAAGTGATAGGGTAGAACTGGAAGATAGGGAAACCGATTCTGAGCTATTAAAAGCAATAGAAGCTACTGCACCAATAGCTCTGGGTGGAAAATGGGATGAAAAATTGGAACCTGCATTCTTATATAATATTGGCTGCTACAGGCGGTATAAGTATGACAGTGTTCGTGACTTACTGCGGGTCATGCGTAACAAGTTGAATCATTATAGAGAGCTCCCCATGGAAATTCAG GAGATTTTGGGGTCAGTACCAGAAGGTTATGACGAGTATTTTGCTAGTCGATTTCCTAAACTATTGATTGAAGTATACAGAGTGATGAGCATGTATTGCAAAGAAGAAGAATGTTTTATCAAGTACTTCAAATGCAGTATGCAGTAA
- the LOC113701858 gene encoding serine/threonine-protein kinase/endoribonuclease IRE1a-like isoform X1 produces MKFSSVLLLICFLASVFIFSGFAADSLDAYKSITGRKNLNGLNPPRTPGKRSLLSDSKEADTALVAALDGTIFLLELDSMKPLWSFESGSEIYSSYQAPVDEDKENTSGLGSDYYIDLGDDWELYAHNRLGKLKLTKTLEEYISSTPQIAEDGGIVLGSKKTTAFLVDAKTGRLIYTYRTPESSCPKQNNSENTVIHNSTVEGLGLSQSTDLKADELPLYITRTDYALTSFAPNSNKVLWNMTVAEIGAAFLCEEMERSFGRAILNSGFSEPGFNMPLPCQSRALVYRFRNHDMLEPFLRRGGLPEAHSPEIMLPTSIPKPMLPSQPNVDKVLEFLPSQQNVGKSLDSHDISGEEFVLSLPSATEDGEMPNVQELKISPGGRLSVVLERIGAISSFPFAVTVGIVIYHLVARKFMLVDNPSNTSSGTVPSKRKKSRKSGKSGSSAEKKDIDTHPNGDSANMHDDDDKNMWLNLSQPTFNIEGRRIGKLFVTTKEIAKGSNGTVVLEGIYEGRPVAVKRLVRAHHDIAFKEIQNLIASDRHPNIVRWYGVEQDQDFVYLALERCICSLDDLIHMFSDISENLAFSKNLDVEDMAKYRIHLDSVKVVIQDPKLWKSNGYPSPILLKLLRDVVSGLVHLHELGIIHRDLKPQNVLIIKDRSLCAKLSDMGISKRLTGDMASLGQHATGCGSSGWQAPEQLLLGRQTRAVDLFSLGCVLFFCITGGRHPFGNRLERDVNITKNQVDLFLVEHIPEAMDLFSHLLNPNAEMRPKAVEVLAHPLFWSADLRLSFLRDTSDRVELEDRETDSELLKAIEATAPIALGGKWDEKLEPAFLYNIGCYRRYKYDSVRDLLRVMRNKLNHYRELPMEIQEILGSVPEGYDEYFASRFPKLLIEVYRVMSMYCKEEECFIKYFKCSMQ; encoded by the exons ATGAAGTTCTCTTCAGTGCTTCTTCTGATTTGTTTTTTAGCATCggttttcattttttctggGTTCGCTGCCGATTCTTTGGACGCGTACAAAAGCATAACTGGGAGAAAAAATTTGAATGGGTTAAATCCACCCCGGACCCCAGGCAAACGGTCTCTATTGTCTGATTCCAA gGAAGCTGATACTGCACTAGTCGCTGCTCTGGATGGGACAATTTTTCTGTTGGAGCTTGATTCTATGAAACCACTCTGGTCATTTGAATCAGGATCTGAAATTTATTCATCATATCAGGCTCCAGTGGATGAGGATAAAGAAAATACATCTGGATTAGGAAGCGATTACTACATTGATTTGGGGGATGACTGGGAATTATATGCTCATAACAGGCTTGGAAAACTG AAACTCACAAAGACTCTTGAGGAGTACATCAGTTCAACACCTCAGATAGCTGAGGATGGTGGTATTGTACTTGGTTCCAAAAAAACCACCGCATTTCTTGTTGATGCCAAGACTGGAAGGCTAATCTACACGTATAGGACTCCTGAGTCTTCATGCCCAAAGCAGAACAACAGTGAGAATACCGTTATTCATAACAGCACTGTTGAAGGACTTGGACTTTCTCAATCTACAGACCTTAAGGCTGATGAGCTCCCCCTTTACATCACTAGAACAGATTATGCATTGACATCTTTTGCTCCAAACTCAAACAAAGTTCTGTGGAATATGACAGTGGCTGAAATCGGTGCTGCTTTTCTTTGTGAAGAAATGGAGAGGTCATTTGGCAGAGCTATCCTGAATTCAGGATTTTCTGAACCCGGGTTTAACATGCCATTGCCATGTCAATCTAGGGCTCTTGTATACCGCTTCCGCAATCATGACATGTTGGAACCCTTCCTTAGACGTGGTGGGCTTCCTGAGGCTCATTCTCCAGAAATAATGCTCCCAACATCAATACCAAAACCTATGCTACCTTCACAACCAAATGTTGACAAAGTTCTAGAGTTTCTTCCATCACAACAAAATGTTGGCAAATCTTTAGATTCTCATGACATCAGTGGTGAAGAATTTGTACTTTCTTTGCCTTCAGCGACAGAAGATGGTGAGATGCCGAATGTGCAAGAACTAAAAATTTCTCCTGGTGGTCGATTAAGTGTGGTCTTAGAAAGGATTGGTGcaatttcttcatttccttttgcTGTTACTGTTGGAATTGTGATTTATCATCTAGTTGCAAGAAAATTCATGTTGGTTGACAATCCCAGCAACACAAGTTCAGGAACTGTACCCTCAAAGAGGAAGAAGAGTAGAAAATCTGGAAAGAGTGGTAGCAGTGCAGAGAAAAAGGACATAGACACGCATCCGAATGGAGATAGTGCGAATAtgcatgatgatgatgataagaATATGTGGTTGAACCTCTCTCAGCCAACTTTTAATATAGAGGGACGTAGAATTGGCAAATTATTTGTGACCACTAAAGAGATTGCAAAAGGGAGCAATGGTACTGTTGTCCTTGAGGGCATTTATGAAGGTCGTCCAGTTGCTGTGAAACGCCTTGTCAGGGCTCATCATGATATTGCCTTTAAAGAGATTCAGAATCTTATTGCATCAGATAGGCATCCAAACATAGTGCGGTGGTACGGAGTGGAACAAGACCAAGATTTTGTGTATCTAGCACTGGAGCGTTGTATTTGCAGCTTGGATGATCTTATTCACATGTTCTCAGACATTTCCGAAAATCTTGCTTTTAGCAAGAACTTGGATGTCGAGGATATGGCTAAGTACAGAATCCATTTGGACTCTGTGAAGGTTGTTATACAGGATCCCAAGTTGTGGAAGTCAAATGGCTACCCTTCTCCTATTTTGCTAAAATTATTGAG GGATGTGGTTTCTGGACTTGTACATCTACATGAATTAGGAATCATTCATAGAGATTTGAAGCCCCAAAATGTTTTGATAATCAAGGATAGATCTTTATGCGCAAAGCTCTCAGATATGGGTATTAGCAAACGTCTCACTGGGGATATGGCTTCCTTGGGTCAGCATGCTACAG GTTGTGGAAGTTCAGGATGGCAAGCACCCGAACAACTTCTTCTTGGACGTCAAACAAGAGCAGTTGATTTATTTAGTCTAGGTTGTGTTCTATTTTTCTGCATCACCGGTGGTAGACATCCATTTGGAAATCGTCTTGAACGTGATGTCAACATCACAAAGAACCAAGTTGACCTATTCTTGGTCGAACATATTCCTGAAGCAATGGATTTATTCTCCCATCTGTTAAATCCTAACGCAGAAATGAG accAAAAGCAGTAGAGGTTCTAGCACATCCATTGTTTTGGAGTGCTGACCTGCGATTGTCATTTCTTCGTGATACAAGTGATAGGGTAGAACTGGAAGATAGGGAAACCGATTCTGAGCTATTAAAAGCAATAGAAGCTACTGCACCAATAGCTCTGGGTGGAAAATGGGATGAAAAATTGGAACCTGCATTCTTATATAATATTGGCTGCTACAGGCGGTATAAGTATGACAGTGTTCGTGACTTACTGCGGGTCATGCGTAACAAGTTGAATCATTATAGAGAGCTCCCCATGGAAATTCAG GAGATTTTGGGGTCAGTACCAGAAGGTTATGACGAGTATTTTGCTAGTCGATTTCCTAAACTATTGATTGAAGTATACAGAGTGATGAGCATGTATTGCAAAGAAGAAGAATGTTTTATCAAGTACTTCAAATGCAGTATGCAGTAA